The segment CGCGTGAGGTCCTCGCGGTCGATGGCGCTCTCGACGGCCTGGCGGAAGTCGGTGGGCACCTTCCGGGGCGAATACGCCAGGTACGTCGCATACAGCGCCGGGCCCGGGAGGGTGTCGTTGTCCGGGGGCGTGCCCAGCTCCACCTGCACCTGCCGCGCGGACCACAGCCGCGTCAGGCCGCGCTCATCCGTGGCGGTGAGCGCCAGGCGGTCCAGGTACGGCCGGCCCTCCGGCCACGCGGGCTGCGCCTCCAGCACGCCCCTGCCCGCGGCGCTGAAGGGACCCGACGCAGGGGACGGCGGCGGCGCGAGCGCCGGATGGCAGAGCGCTCGCTCCAGGTCGGGCCAGGGGAAGGCCAGCGCCAGCTCCAGCCCGGCGCCGGTGGACGTCACCTGCCGGCCCTCGCCCCTCAGCGGGTACAGCAGCGCCCGGTACGGCGACGAAGCGTCGGCGGAGGACAGGCGCGTCCAGGCCCGGGCCACGGCGGTGGCGCTGGCGGAGGAGGGCAGCGCGATGCGGAGGGCCTGCGGCACCGGGCGCGACAGCTCTCGCGCCAGCGTCGGGTGGACGCGTCCGTCCGCGTCCACGCGGCACACGGGCCGCGTCAGCAGCCCCAGGAGCGCGGCCTCCATCGGCGTGTCGGCGAGGGAGGGTTCACCAATCTCGGGCGGACCGGCGTGGGCCACGCGCAGCTCGCCGCCATAGCGGGGACGGCTGGCCGCGAGCGTCGGGGCGGACGCGAGGAGGACGAGGCCCGCGACAACAGGACGGATCATCACGGTGCACCCTGGCGCAGGAGGAACAGCTCGCTCGTGCCATCCGGCTTCCACGAACCCACGATGACTTCCCGGCGCTTGTCGCCATCCAGGTCCGCCGTCACCACGAACAGCGCGCGGCCCGCGGGCAGGGCCCCCTGCCACAGCGGCTCATGGGCCATGGGCGCCTCGGGCGCCAGCGACAGCACGCGCAGCGTGTCCGGTGACGGCTGGAGCTGCGGCGACGTGGTGAGCAGCTCCGGTGCCCCGTCGCCGTCCAGGTCCGCGAGCGCGCTGCCCGCCCCCAGCCCCGACAGCCGCGAGGGCGCGGACGCGGGCCTCGCATAGAGCGACGCCGTGCCATCCGCGTGGACGAACAGCATGCGCGGGGAGGCGAAGCTCGCGGCCCCGAACGGCGCGGGCACGGTGAGCGACCGCCCATCCGCCAGCCGGACCTCCGGGGCGAACACCGTCTGGCCGGGCACGAACGCTCCTCGCTCCGACGTCCCCAGCGGCGCGGCCTCCAGCGTCCCCGCCGCGCGCAGCGTCCCCTTCGCCTTGTCCAGCACGAGCAGCTCACCCCGCGCGTACCGGGTGCTCCACGCGGCCAGTCGCGGGGGCCCCGCGAGCACCGCCAGCGCTCCGAAGGGCTCACGCGTCGTCGCCGTCGCGGGCGCGCCCTCCAGCTCCCTGCGCGCCAGCAGCCGTCCATCCGCCGCGAACACGAACACCTCTCGCGCGGTGAGCGCGGCCACCTCGTCGCGACCATCCCCGTCCAGGTCGCCAGCCGCCAGCGCGGCCAGCGGCGCCTCCACCCGCGCGAACACCGCGCCCAGCAGCCGCGGCGGACGCCGGGGCTGGGGTCCGGGCGTCCCGGAGGAGGGTGTCCCCATCGCGGCCAGGGCCAGCACGGCGGCATCCGCCTCCACGCCCTCGGCCACGGCGG is part of the Corallococcus soli genome and harbors:
- a CDS encoding ABC transporter substrate-binding protein; translated protein: MMIRPVVAGLVLLASAPTLAASRPRYGGELRVAHAGPPEIGEPSLADTPMEAALLGLLTRPVCRVDADGRVHPTLARELSRPVPQALRIALPSSASATAVARAWTRLSSADASSPYRALLYPLRGEGRQVTSTGAGLELALAFPWPDLERALCHPALAPPPSPASGPFSAAGRGVLEAQPAWPEGRPYLDRLALTATDERGLTRLWSARQVQVELGTPPDNDTLPGPALYATYLAYSPRKVPTDFRQAVESAIDREDLTRLFVKGPAVPMANLLPPALLPQGPRARPAAPPTGTARKVTLAYDAALADQRAVAERIQVKLHELGYTVALEPQSRAALRARQAKGDFELMLSALLLPPIPGPALAVVLEAGGRRDLLGVELPSIGALAEAGARDARSRERALALAASVPLIPLYAQGLGLRAAPEVSGLALDAQGLPVLEGAWLSPVEASGGGGRP
- a CDS encoding FG-GAP repeat domain-containing protein; its protein translation is MSRSLLPLFLTLAFALPSGAVAAEGASPATTRLAQAVAEAIRAAHAEAPVAVSLSGSSAELRRAFGTLLASRLAAQQLGPVVLEVPPERAEATAREQGARSLARLTLDVEGGELVARGDVLGTWVNFWSGRTPTRPPRPAAAVAEGVEADAAVLALAAMGTPSSGTPGPQPRRPPRLLGAVFARVEAPLAALAAGDLDGDGRDEVAALTAREVFVFAADGRLLARRELEGAPATATTREPFGALAVLAGPPRLAAWSTRYARGELLVLDKAKGTLRAAGTLEAAPLGTSERGAFVPGQTVFAPEVRLADGRSLTVPAPFGAASFASPRMLFVHADGTASLYARPASAPSRLSGLGAGSALADLDGDGAPELLTTSPQLQPSPDTLRVLSLAPEAPMAHEPLWQGALPAGRALFVVTADLDGDKRREVIVGSWKPDGTSELFLLRQGAP